Part of the Zea mays cultivar B73 chromosome 4, Zm-B73-REFERENCE-NAM-5.0, whole genome shotgun sequence genome is shown below.
TCCAAACGAAATAACACGTCAACGTGGCAAGTCAAGTCAATCGGTCAATCTAAATTtatatctatctatctatatcTCTTAATAATCTTAAATTCCAATAACAACCAATCTCTACACACACTATCTACCTCTCCATCAGTCCACTAGCACACGTAACTATAACTCACTTGCGTATGCAATTATAACATTTATGTTAGCCACATTAGTCAGTCAGAAGTGAATTGTAGTGGATTAAATTACTTATTAGTCAAAATTAAATAGAAAATGGTTTAATTCATCTCAATCTCCTCCAATGCCTTATGCAACCAAACAATGCCTTAAACATTAACTTGTGTTTATTTATCCACACCAGTATTGCCATAATCTACTAATATTAAGCTATAATAGTTAATGTCTTTGTATAAGTAATTAAATGCTGTATAATTTTATTCTAATTTAACTGTAATTTCTGTAGTGACACATGTTGTATGCTCTTCTAATCTATATCCACATATATCTTTTATAATCCAAAATATATACCATACCACTAGGATTCTATCTTCACATGCACGGCATTCACATCATCATTCACTAGCACGTGGGCCATCTATCCTGGAGAGGGGTAAAACTGAGCATTGTTGCTGAAATAGGTGCACAAATTTAAAAATCCCATTTATATAAGCTATCTACATCACCATGACACATGTCATCCACTAAAAATGCATCTATTTGTCTATGTTAGCAAATCTATTATCCCCTATATATAACTTTTAGAGATAGGCTTGTTTTTCGGATGCCTCCTAAAAATATTTAGGTAGACAAACGAAGAAAGGTGCCACATTAAAAAAAATCTTCTATTCcttaaaatcatttttgctagtcatcACCCAATAAAATGATGGCATAGTCCGCTAGAGGAGTCTATTTGAAGGAAATCTAtcttagggtctgtttggatTATAGTGCTAAAGTTTAATACCCTCTCTGTTctaatttataatttgtttgactTTTTACCTTATAAGTTTGACCGGCTCGTTTTACTCAAAAAAATCATAATTATTGTTAATTTTTTCTTTGATATTTTTAGCATATAGTATACTTTAAATGTATCTTTGAATTTTTCAATTTCGCAAAAAATAGGACGAGTTGATCAAACGTGGAcaaaaaagtcaaacgaattCTAATTTGGGACGAAGGGAGTAATTAATATGTGTACATATTAAATCTAGATTCTTTGTTCAATAATTAATGGCTGAGCGTAAGGAGGAGTTTGCAAATATGCACCTAGATGCGGGGGAGAGAAGTGTCAAAGAATTTTTTTAGTTGTTGATTGTTGGACGAAAGGTCTATTTGAAGATAACGTGTCCTATGCACATGATCCATCGGTCCATATCCAACAAAAAAATGCGCACTTTCAAGTAGTTGTGATGGACTTTGCACAAAGTCGGCTGGAGGGGTGTATATGAAACAAAATAATACCTTGTGAGGTGAaggccccgtttcaatctcacgggataaactttagcttcctgctaaactttagctatatgaattgaaTTGCTAAAGTTTAGCTTCAATTACCACCATTAGCTCTTCTGTTTAGATTAAaaatggctaaaagtagctaaaaaaaagctgctaaagtttatctcgcgagattgGAACGGGCCTGAAGTCTACTTGTTTTGCAATCTGCCATTCTGTATAGGCTATAGCCGGACGCTGAGTTTGTTCAAAAACAAATGTGCAACATGTTTTAAGATTCATGCAAACAGCCCAAAGAACACACGCGTCTTCCCCAGAAAGCAGCTGTCACACATATGGAGGGCGCCACAGGCTGCGGCGTCCATGTCGTTTCCCGGCGCATGGTGCGTCCgttcacgccgccgccgccgccggcggtgAACGGGAACGGCTGCAATCGACCCAAGGAGGAGACCGAGGTGATTCACCTGGCGCCGTGGGACCTTCGCCTGCTCAGCATCGACTACATCCAGAAGGGCATCCTTCTGCCCAAGCCTCCATCCGAGGGCGACGACAACGACCTCCACCTCGTCAACGCCCTGCGGTCCTCGTTCGCGCGCGCCCTACGGATCTTCTACCCGTTCGCCGGCCGGCTCACCTCCGAGGAGCGAGCCGACGACGGGACCGTGTCCGTGTTCCTGCGGTGCACCGGCGAAGGCGCCGAGTTCGTGCACGCGGTGGCGCCAGAGGTCGCCGCCGCCGACATCGTCTCCTCGCTGTACACGCCGCCCGTGGTCTGGAAGTTCTACCCGCTGGCGCTGGTTCTTGGCGCTGACGCCGCCATCGAGCGGCTTCCGGTGCTCGCCGCTCAGGTCACCGTGCTCGCCGACAGCGTCTTCATCGGCATGACGCTAAACCACTCCGTCGGCGATGGCACCGCATTTTGGCACTTCTTCAACACCTGGTCGGAGATCAACCGCGCCACCGGCGGCGGCGCCGACCTGTCCACGCCGCCGCCGGTGTTCGGGAgatggttccccgaggcatgtccgGTGCCGATCCCCTTGCCATTCCGCAGGCTGGAGGACATCGTGCGCCGGTTCGAGCGCACGGAGGTGAAGGAGTGCTTCTTCACCTTCTCCGCGGCGAGCGTCAGGAAGCTCAAGGCGCGGGCGAACGACGAGATGGCCGGCAGCGCCACGGCCACCATCTCGTCGCTCCAGTCGGTCCTCGCGCACCTGTGGCGCGCCGTGTGCCGGGCCCGGCGCCTCCCCCCAGAGCACGGCACGTTCTACTCGGTGGTGGTCGGGTGCCGCGGGCGCGTGGACGGCGTGCCGCCGGGCTACGTCGGCAACGCCATGGTGTTCGGCAGGGCGGAGGCCACTGCCGGCGAGATCGAGGAGAAGGGGCTGGGCTGGACGGCGTGGCTGCTGAACCGCGCCGTGGCGTCGTTCGACGAAGCGGCCGTGAGGGAGTCGCTGGAGCGGTGGGTCGGGGAGCCGGACTTCACGTACATGGACAACCTGTCCTCCGCCGGCACGGCGCTAGTAACCGGGAGCTCGCCGAGGTTCGACGTGTTCGGGAACGACTTCGGGTGGGGGAAGCCGCTGGCCGTCCGGAGCGGCTCCGGGAACAAGGCCGACGGCAAGGCCACGGTGTTCGAGGGGCCGGAGCGGGGAGGGAGCATATCGCTAGAGGTGTGCATCGCGCCGGACGCGCTCCAGAGGCTCGTCGCCGACCACGAGTTCATGGACGCGGTGAGCACGTATGTACGCCGGCATGATGAGCTTGATGCATGATCGACGTGCATTAATtaatcacttgtagttgacaacAAGCTGTCGTACATGTTCATACGTGTAGAGGTTAACGTTTGCTGCATGTGCGTGCATTGCATGTATCACCTCCACAGTCCACACAATCGATCAGATCTCGTGTGGTTTGTTATTTAGTTTGCCTAGTTACATATGAAAATCAAACCTCTTTGTCTAGGACTCCTCTGAATTGGGTCAAACGAGTTGAAATTGTGAATGAAGGTGTAAAAGGTCGTGTTTGAGGATTGTCACCAATTCCTATTTCAAATATTAGGGTCAAACTAAAGCAGCATTGTTGGAAGCCAAAATTATCTTGTCCAAACCGATATAACATGAATTCATTAAAATATAACCAACATACTCTCTTGTTTTATTATCTCATGGTATGCAAAATTTCACACTAGCTAGTTCTTAAATAATACATACATAACATAACATGATCAGCCATAGACGCAACAAAATCAAACACTTTGCAGTGATCTTTGCACCATTATTAATTACGCTCCTTTATTTTCCTTATTTCCTCTATGCAAAGATAAGTGGGAGGTCGATTGAAGATTAAAATCTCCAACTAGCTAGTGTCTACACAACGAAAACTCAAAAAATAGGTGGCTGATCTTGGTTGTATCAATCCATGATGGTTCTAGAGGTCTTCTCTTCCGAAACTCTGTGCGCGCGGAAGATCCCAGCAGGGAGACTCATGGAAATGGCCGGTATAGATTTTTCAGCTACTGAAAAAAtcataaggccttgttcgtttacgtcggattgcacctggaatcgttccagctaatcaaagtttatataaattagagaagcaatccaattaggaatcgttccgacccaccaatccggcacaaacgaacaaggcctaaggagTTCACGAAACTACTCAGTCTTAACAGAAATAATATCTAAAGTTCTAACTTCTGCTTTCATAGTTAACTTTCATAGTTAACTGGCCCTTTTGCAACCCCTCAGTTATATGAACCGGCAATGATACATATATACAAACATTCGAGCTGCTCGGCTCGGTCCGTTTGAATTTTGGGCCGTGTTGGACCGGCTCACGGGTCTAGCCCTCGGTCCACGACCTGACACATAATTGCTTAAACATGTCGGGCTTATTTCGGGTGGCCTGGAATTATAAAAAGCCTGAACTTCAATTTTTGACCCGAAATTCACATCAAGATccgaaattcaaaacaaattaaaaaaataaataaaaataagacaaataaatttgaccaaaagtaaacttaatatttgtaattACCAGAGCTATACAATGACTACCTCGTTaaaaaatcattttgttagaaggaaaaaatagtataatcagctctatacagagttcgtaagttcagttcattatctaatgttcataacaaaagtaaaattacatcacatactctaattcaaagctaaaaAAACATCTAATTAGTATCATCTCTAGCTTTGTGCTctttatcaagtacataaaaGTGTGGAATAAAGTGTGGTTTTAATGAATATATGACACTTTTCGCGCCTCTATATATATGGGTCATTTTGTGTGACTGTCTTAAACGGGCCGtactcgtgcccgcccatgggccgtaACCTCGGCCTAAACTCGGTCCTGCACTAAATATTTCGGACCGTGCCGTGCCGTGCATGGACCGTGCTTTTTTTCATGCTTCGGGTTAGCCCATCAGATCCAGTCCAAATATACACCTATAATGATACATAGTACCGTCACATGTGCTGGAACTCGCGGCGGTGACCTAAGTTATTCTTCTTATTCTACTAGGAAAGCTCATGGTAGAAGTAATCTGAAAAGTACATGTATTGAATTTGATGGAGCTAACTGATATATATTGTGCGTATTAGTCGTCCTGAGGATTAGATATATATAAATACTTTTACAATGTGTGGATGGAGATGGTCAAATGGTTTGAGCGTTTCCTTGTCTCAAGCTAGCTAGCTAGGTCTGCTAGCGATGATGAACACGAAATGTCTGCAGGAGAAATTTGGTGACGAACTGACGATAtttatgagagagagagagaacgtCTGACGATCCCAAAATAATGTTGAATCTGTTGGTCCTAGTCCACCTTTGAGGCTTTGACAACCATCGAGCtaagccggcgccggcgccggcgcatgCATGCTTTAGCTTTTAGAGTAGTGCTAGTTGACTGATGACTGCGCGGTGCAAACACTAACAACTACAGCTGCGGCTATTGGCTTTGCAGCCAGCATGGTCTATGCGTGGCGGCGAATTGAAGGCATGTTATTAGCCAGCTCGCGAGTGTACGCACATGCACGCCCAATTCCTCCTTTTCGGCTGAACGAACTCTTCGTTGATGAAGGGAAGTCCATGCCGCCTGCTCGATCCTTGTCATCGCACTCGCACGGTCGGATTCGACTAGCTAGGGCCGCGCGCGTTTCAGGTGCCAGATTGCAGAGCACCTTGTGTTTGGTTGCCTGGTTTTGCCAGGACCAGGTCCTGCCGGTGCAGGCACCTTGTTGTTTGGTTTCCGGTACAACCTCATGGGCTAGGCCTAATTCAtgcaccgaccacgccacagcctAGCCAGGCGGATATCGGAGAATTGGTCTTTGCTCCTCAGTCAGGTTGCGCCGATGCAGGCATAAGAAATCATTTTAAGTTGGTATTTATGTTATATCTCTTAATTAATACATCTAATTAATAAAACGATTTTACTTCCGCAATCCTGCCATTGTTACGAATAAAACTAGACTACACTTGCTATATAATTAATACATCTAATTAATATTTTTTGTTTAATTAAAATTCATATGATTGTAATTACAATCATAGTTTCTGTTTTTGTTATCTATATTTTAAGTTGCTACTATAGTTCATATGATTGTAATTTAAATGATTGTAATTAGTTCAATGAGAAAAATTACTAGCAGGAGGATCTGTTTAATTCAGATTATTGTAAATCATATTTAATCATATTTGTAGTTCAAATCTGCTGTAATTTGTTTAATAGCgcttaaaattttgaaatttggcGGGAGCTTCATTTTACACAACAAAATTGCGCGGCAACCCAATTGGGCCAAGCTACAAAAATGAGAACCAAACAATGTATCATATGGGTCTGTTTTATTTTGACCAGACAACCAAACATTACTTGTTGACTCTGTATATGCGGGCTCCCTTGAGCCTGGTCCTCTCACTGAGCCAGGCTCAGGCTGGACCAGACAACCAAACATATCATAGAATCAGTAAGATTCATCCATATTAATTTCTCCTTCTTAATTAGCATATTAATTCCTTCTTAATTAGTAGCCGCCGAAAAAAGCAGAGCTTTATAAACTTCAGTTGAATAAATATAATCAAAGCTTCATTTGCAGCCGAGGGTGTGTGAACTTGCCTGACTGCTTGTTGCCAATTAATTaacacaatatatatatatatatatatatatatatatatatatatatatatatatatatacacactatTTATTAAGGTTGTAATATGTTCTCTCATTCATATTCTTTGTTCTGTCTTTCTCATTTCTCCCCCGCAAAGCTCATTCTCATTCCCTCGTACAGCCCACATCTAGCTAAAATTTAAAAAAACACATGTCCTCAAAGGGATTTGAACCCgtgacctctcaagcaaaggTCAAGAGTAGCTATcgatacaccacatgtgtgtttatgtctacatctatgacagggAACACATCTACATCTCTCACCAAGCTCATTTGCTACTCttgagtatcaccgagattcttgaattatatttttggatggaggtaatattatttaaagaagggCTTTGCATAcaattcttttgtttgaataatgtattatacttaaattcctttttttgcatgtgtgacatttttcttcgtaatattttttccatggatcagacttgtgagtcattttcataaatcaacgccaagcatgaattcatgtttcttacttgaaaccccgaacaaacaccatgagcaggaggcactcgcgttggcgtcgctcgtcgatgacgagaagaagcttggcgactgtcagttcgacctctagaagcagtcctacgtggtcgcatgcgccgctgtgtacgacaagctcccgcgaagccgccgcttggacgcggtccagagcagctacaccgcgctgtccatcgttaagaaggggggcctcatggttgtcgccaacgtcgacgactctTGGGTTGTTCTCGACACCACATCCGATGACGACGCCATCACGTGTCCagttcatcgtccacctgaagcccaacctgccatgtaagtcgctactgaccggacatgaattcttgtgcgctaggacgatggacgttgctgacgttgtgtgagtgtcctcgaacatgatgtatgtagtggagtagcgcatccagtggtgcaacggccagtggtactacctcgctgatgagcccggggtgcacttcgtttggcagcccaaccaagagtcatcggtactcgtcatgtcgcgcgcgttcgacgactactatatcgaggattgtggcgtcatcttggcgacgGAGGTGGCGCAtaggaggatcgacaacagtgaccagttcgccatcctcgccaccgtcagggtagcttttgtgccggcctgcctttaattctcttcgcaaacacacacacttacctttttgtttaagcaagagcgtatggtggtgcgtgtctgatgactaacgatgtacgaagaaatttcttccggcatgtgtggaacATGCTCTCCAATGACGAGACCATACAAattgtggcatatatcgaagtctgcatgatactcatggttgcaatgtagtggtgaaacaactagattaaaataacaaaaaatatgtatggctaggatcacaaattgattatgaaacattttctcataacaatataacacacattttgtatataagttatcgtagtatactggtattatatatccccgttgcaacgcatgggcactcaactatatatatatagacacacACCAGCATCGATGTACTACGACGACGCGGCCGTCGCCACTGTCGCTTTCGCGTGCAAGCTAAGGCTCAGCCTCGCGCCTGCGTTCTGTAGCTAGGGTCTCTCTCCCATGCATCCTGCCTAGAGGCCAGGACTAGGTCACCAGCCCATCCAAATGGTTCCATGGACGACCATAGCACACCAGAGAGCTCGTGCAAGCCGCCGTGGCGGGCTCGATCGACGACGACTACCTCTTCGCTGCCAAGCATGGTACGTACGTTGTGGCACCTGGCCGGgatctatagatggccaaacgggtcgTCCGGCCTGGCCCGGCACTAGCACTATTAGTCACGGCACTATTAGGTACTGTTAGTAATCGTGCCATATCATGTCGGCACTAGTGCCTAACCAGTGGCCCAGTCACTACACTATAGTGCCTAATCGTGCCGTGCCGGCACTATACGACACTAATACCTAATAGTGCTCGTGCCAGCCCAGGCACTATTTTATTTTAAAAGCTCAAAAATATAGATAATCTTTAAGATTATATATATAATTTTAAAACTTGAATATTTATATCATTATAAAGTAAATTCGTTATGTGTAAAATCataactgttgggggtcttctccatcgaaggtcctcaagacaaaaacaccttcataaagataatacaaaagctcgccgaagctatcatcaaccTTGGCTCAGTTTCTCAAGACGAAGACCTTGTGTATAAGCAGCGTTGCGGAATGCCGAAGCTCAATAGCTTCGGCTCGGACCAAGCAAAGAAGTAAAAGACTAAATAGACCATATTAGCTTTAGTTGCTTGTAAATAAATGTTCAAgggtatggatgtaatttcacccggcctatgtcccgtgcctataaatagatgaacagtaaccctgtactgttcacgctggattgtattcactttctcgcatccacaccttcgagcaaaccgaaggtatcaatgtaatattaacattgtttatattcatttctattttatgGGATATGAGGATAAATCAATCAATGAAATGCATTCATCATATTTATCCTTTTGCATTCCTACTCGCATAttaattgatgaaggtatgtccttcttaacCTTCGTATGTCGAAGCTTTATGCCCACGAGGAGATAAAGCTTCGGATTGACGAAGGTCCGTAATGACtaacgattgtgttgccttgttcttgatatatagcatttgagaacaagtgaccaacattggcgtccatctctggtgaactcacttccacaattgcGACAATGGCTTTGCAAGGCAACCAAGCTGTGGCACCTTcggccgaagctgg
Proteins encoded:
- the LOC100275767 gene encoding uncharacterized protein LOC100275767 codes for the protein MEGATGCGVHVVSRRMVRPFTPPPPPAVNGNGCNRPKEETEVIHLAPWDLRLLSIDYIQKGILLPKPPSEGDDNDLHLVNALRSSFARALRIFYPFAGRLTSEERADDGTVSVFLRCTGEGAEFVHAVAPEVAAADIVSSLYTPPVVWKFYPLALVLGADAAIERLPVLAAQVTVLADSVFIGMTLNHSVGDGTAFWHFFNTWSEINRATGGGADLSTPPPVFGRWFPEACPVPIPLPFRRLEDIVRRFERTEVKECFFTFSAASVRKLKARANDEMAGSATATISSLQSVLAHLWRAVCRARRLPPEHGTFYSVVVGCRGRVDGVPPGYVGNAMVFGRAEATAGEIEEKGLGWTAWLLNRAVASFDEAAVRESLERWVGEPDFTYMDNLSSAGTALVTGSSPRFDVFGNDFGWGKPLAVRSGSGNKADGKATVFEGPERGGSISLEVCIAPDALQRLVADHEFMDAVSTYVRRHDELDA